One Weissella ceti DNA window includes the following coding sequences:
- a CDS encoding type II toxin-antitoxin system HicB family antitoxin encodes MMKQEIIRYPTIFSERNDEDGHYFVVTSPNIPGMVTQGDDFNMAVEQATDALWTMLEDTVLPEVMDLEEWVLSTSDQVVYIPVVKQNN; translated from the coding sequence ATGATGAAACAAGAAATAATTCGTTATCCGACAATTTTTTCGGAAAGGAATGATGAGGATGGACACTATTTTGTGGTGACTTCCCCAAATATTCCGGGGATGGTTACGCAAGGTGATGACTTCAACATGGCAGTAGAACAAGCGACTGATGCATTGTGGACGATGCTAGAAGATACAGTATTGCCAGAAGTAATGGATCTAGAAGAATGGGTTTTGTCTACGTCAGACCAAGTTGTTTATATTCCTGTTGTTAAGCAGAATAATTAA
- a CDS encoding SemiSWEET family transporter, whose product MNTKVLSFIARAASILSVLMYVSYIPQIANNLAGNYGDPVQPFVATVNCIFWTIYGLFGLDGHTRDKAILVANVPGIFFGLTAFLTAIIH is encoded by the coding sequence ATGAACACAAAAGTTTTGTCATTTATTGCACGTGCAGCAAGTATCTTGTCAGTATTAATGTATGTGTCATATATTCCACAAATCGCCAATAACTTGGCGGGAAACTATGGTGATCCAGTGCAACCATTCGTTGCGACGGTTAACTGTATTTTCTGGACAATTTACGGTTTGTTTGGACTAGATGGGCATACCCGTGATAAGGCCATCTTGGTTGCAAACGTGCCGGGGATTTTCTTTGGGTTAACAGCCTTTTTGACAGCGATTATTCACTAA